The following coding sequences are from one Bradyrhizobium sp. 200 window:
- a CDS encoding DUF3551 domain-containing protein produces MKLPYAFATAMSLTILAATIALPAPARAQTYDPSYPVCLQIYQGGIADYYFECAYRTMAQCNASASGRAAQCVVNPYYGGPKARRSKRQQQY; encoded by the coding sequence ATGAAGCTGCCATACGCATTTGCCACAGCAATGTCTTTGACAATTTTGGCCGCGACGATCGCCCTGCCCGCCCCTGCACGAGCCCAGACCTACGATCCGAGCTATCCCGTTTGCCTGCAGATCTACCAAGGCGGTATCGCGGACTATTACTTCGAGTGCGCCTATCGAACGATGGCACAGTGTAATGCGTCGGCTTCAGGCCGCGCTGCCCAGTGCGTGGTCAATCCATATTACGGCGGACCGAAGGCCAGGCGCAGCAAGCGTCAACAGCAGTATTGA
- a CDS encoding TRAP transporter large permease: protein MSVLGIGISYGLATLVAMFSGMPIAFALGAVAVVFMAIYMPTASLDTVTQNVYEEMASITLLSIPLFILKGAAIGKSRAGQDLYSALHAWLHRVPGGLGVANVFACALFAAMAGSSPATCSAIGSAGIPEMRKRGYSGGFAAGIIAAGGTLGILLPPSITMILFAVAAEKSLGRLFLAGIGPGLLLVTLFGIYAVLRFRKEFAAAQALYEKTGTEAAILQRDEFTMAERFTMLPRVIPFVLLLTGVMIALYGGYATPSETAGLGGLLALVLIAGIYSVWRPSDLSPILKSTIRESTMLMMIIGMSLLYSYVMSYLHISQSAAESVVAMHLPRWELLAAILLMVVVLGFFLPPVSIILMTAPIILPPLRAANFDIIWFGVVMTIVMEMGLIHPPVGLNIFVIRNVAPDIPLSEVIWGTLPFVLLMMLAVLLLCFFPGISTWLPDLVMGPDGGR, encoded by the coding sequence ATGAGCGTTCTTGGAATTGGTATCAGTTACGGCCTCGCTACCCTGGTTGCGATGTTTTCCGGCATGCCCATCGCGTTTGCTTTGGGCGCCGTCGCCGTCGTCTTCATGGCGATCTACATGCCCACGGCATCGCTCGATACCGTGACGCAGAACGTCTATGAGGAAATGGCCTCGATCACGCTGCTGTCGATCCCGCTGTTCATCCTCAAGGGGGCGGCGATCGGCAAATCCCGCGCCGGCCAGGATCTCTACTCGGCGCTGCACGCCTGGCTGCATCGCGTGCCCGGCGGACTTGGGGTCGCCAACGTATTCGCCTGTGCGTTGTTTGCGGCGATGGCAGGCTCCTCGCCCGCGACCTGCTCGGCGATCGGTTCGGCCGGCATCCCCGAGATGCGCAAGCGCGGCTATTCCGGCGGCTTTGCGGCCGGCATCATCGCCGCCGGCGGCACGCTCGGCATCCTGCTACCGCCCTCGATCACCATGATCCTGTTCGCGGTCGCCGCGGAGAAATCGCTGGGCCGGCTGTTCCTCGCCGGCATCGGGCCGGGGCTGTTGCTGGTGACGCTGTTCGGCATCTACGCCGTGCTGCGCTTCCGCAAGGAGTTTGCGGCGGCGCAGGCGCTCTACGAAAAGACCGGAACGGAAGCCGCGATCCTGCAGCGTGACGAGTTCACGATGGCCGAGCGCTTCACCATGCTGCCGCGGGTGATCCCGTTCGTGCTGCTGCTCACCGGCGTGATGATTGCGCTGTATGGCGGCTACGCGACGCCGTCGGAAACCGCGGGCCTCGGCGGCCTGCTGGCGCTGGTGCTGATCGCGGGGATCTACAGCGTGTGGCGGCCGAGCGATCTGTCGCCGATCCTGAAATCCACCATCCGCGAATCCACCATGCTGATGATGATCATCGGCATGTCGCTGCTCTATTCCTACGTGATGAGCTACTTGCACATCTCGCAATCGGCAGCGGAATCAGTCGTCGCCATGCACCTGCCGCGCTGGGAATTGCTGGCCGCGATCCTCTTGATGGTGGTGGTGCTCGGCTTCTTCCTCCCCCCGGTGTCGATCATCCTGATGACCGCGCCGATCATCCTGCCGCCGCTGCGCGCCGCCAATTTCGACATCATCTGGTTCGGCGTGGTCATGACCATCGTGATGGAGATGGGGCTGATCCACCCGCCGGTGGGCCTGAACATCTTCGTCATCCGCAACGTCGCGCCCGATATTCCCTTGAGCGAGGTGATCTGGGGCACGCTGCCTTTCGTGCTCCTGATGATGCTGGCGGTACTGCTGCTGTGCTTCTTCCCGGGGATTTCGACCTGGCTGCCTGATCTGGTGATGGGCCCGGACGGGGGACGATAA
- a CDS encoding DUF6481 family protein, with product MSGFKEPSFADRQKAAMQARQDILNKFRAKPGADDPEVQRRQAEREAQAAARAKAREAKEAAKAEQKRLEAEAAAAEAARIAREKEEEAARQAALEAEQKAKRDARYAARKTKGKKK from the coding sequence ATGAGTGGATTCAAGGAACCGAGCTTCGCGGACCGCCAGAAGGCCGCGATGCAGGCGCGGCAGGACATTTTGAACAAGTTTCGCGCCAAGCCCGGCGCCGACGATCCCGAGGTGCAGCGCCGTCAGGCGGAGCGCGAAGCCCAGGCCGCTGCCCGGGCCAAGGCGAGAGAGGCGAAGGAAGCGGCAAAGGCCGAACAGAAACGTCTTGAGGCCGAGGCCGCCGCGGCGGAAGCCGCCAGGATCGCGCGTGAGAAGGAAGAAGAGGCCGCCAGGCAGGCCGCGCTGGAGGCCGAGCAGAAGGCCAAGCGCGACGCGCGTTATGCCGCGCGCAAGACCAAGGGCAAGAAGAAGTAG
- the dctP gene encoding TRAP transporter substrate-binding protein DctP, with the protein MLTRRHVIASALAAPAVLRFGTGTAHAATTLKISHQFPGGTIDKGDFRDRLCRMFAAEVAKRSGGEIAAEIYPNSSLIKTNAQFSAMRKGALDISLYPMPYAGGELPETNIGLMPGLVATYDQGLRWKKEPVGKALTDFLADKGIILLTWVWQAGGVASRSRPIVAPEDAKGLKVRGGSREMDMVLQTAGAAVLSVPSNEIYAAMQTGACDAGITSSTSLISFRLEEVAKSLTSGAGASYWFMLEPLMMSKAIFDKLPKNQQDIILSVGSELEAFGRKGAQDDDVEVAKVYEKAGAKVSKLDVATVNKWRDIARDTAWKDYSAKTATSANLLKLASDVAA; encoded by the coding sequence ATGCTCACACGCCGCCATGTCATCGCATCCGCACTTGCCGCGCCCGCCGTCCTTCGTTTCGGCACCGGCACCGCCCATGCCGCCACCACACTGAAGATCTCGCACCAGTTCCCAGGTGGCACCATCGACAAGGGTGACTTCCGCGATCGCCTTTGCCGCATGTTCGCCGCCGAAGTCGCCAAGCGCAGCGGCGGCGAGATCGCCGCCGAAATCTATCCGAACTCCTCGCTGATCAAGACCAACGCGCAATTCTCGGCGATGCGCAAAGGCGCGCTCGATATCAGCCTCTACCCGATGCCCTATGCCGGCGGCGAATTGCCGGAGACCAATATCGGCCTGATGCCGGGCCTGGTCGCAACCTATGACCAGGGACTGCGTTGGAAGAAAGAGCCGGTCGGCAAGGCACTGACCGATTTCCTCGCCGACAAGGGCATCATCCTCTTGACCTGGGTCTGGCAGGCCGGCGGCGTTGCCAGCCGTTCCAGGCCGATCGTCGCCCCTGAAGACGCCAAGGGGCTGAAGGTGCGCGGCGGCTCGCGCGAAATGGACATGGTGCTGCAGACCGCAGGTGCAGCCGTGCTGTCGGTCCCGTCGAACGAAATCTACGCCGCGATGCAGACCGGCGCCTGTGACGCCGGCATCACCTCCTCCACCAGCCTGATCTCGTTCCGCCTCGAAGAGGTCGCCAAATCGCTGACGTCGGGCGCCGGCGCCTCCTACTGGTTCATGCTGGAGCCGCTGATGATGTCGAAGGCGATCTTCGACAAGCTGCCCAAGAACCAGCAGGACATCATCCTGTCAGTCGGCAGCGAACTGGAGGCGTTTGGCCGCAAGGGCGCGCAGGACGACGATGTCGAGGTCGCCAAGGTCTATGAGAAGGCCGGCGCCAAGGTCAGCAAGCTCGACGTGGCGACCGTCAACAAGTGGCGGGATATTGCGCGCGATACCGCCTGGAAGGACTACAGCGCCAAGACGGCGACATCGGCCAATCTGCTGAAGCTCGCAAGCGACGTCGCCGCATGA
- a CDS encoding PepSY domain-containing protein, which produces MRLIVSMALLAVSALPALADRQVAGDERAKLVAAVQAEGCSGGKFEMDEDDQQFEVDDAVCADGKKYDLKFDMQMRLKRKNLD; this is translated from the coding sequence ATGCGGCTGATCGTATCGATGGCACTACTCGCCGTATCGGCCTTGCCTGCGCTTGCCGATCGCCAGGTTGCGGGGGACGAGCGCGCAAAGCTCGTCGCTGCGGTTCAGGCGGAGGGATGTTCTGGCGGCAAGTTCGAGATGGACGAAGACGATCAGCAGTTCGAGGTCGACGATGCCGTATGTGCGGATGGAAAGAAATATGACCTCAAGTTCGATATGCAGATGCGGCTGAAGCGCAAAAATCTGGACTGA
- a CDS encoding alpha-2-macroglobulin — protein sequence MIGLVRATVICATLALGLTAAGAADKAFKRDELADSAVKLEAQIKSEAGPVAKSSTMLRSDADAAFRRADFRVGLQILGQIAATTPEDSANWLKLAKTIFQIRSASSSEQTFLYERASTAAYIAYQRAGNQAEEADALAVLGRAMSERKLWRPALDALRLSLDMREVAEVRGQYEKMRDQHGFRLLDYTVDSDGASPRACFQFSEDLAKRVDFAPFVALAGTDKPALTSEGKQLCVDGLKHGERYNINLRAGLPSTVKESLPKSAEFNIYVRDRKPFVRFTGRAYVLPRTGQRGIPLVSVNTPSVNVNVFRIGDRNLINTVVDSDFQKTLSSYQLSDLGNERGVKVWSGELATATTLNQDVVTAFPVDQALGDLQPGVYVMTAAAKGPGSGDDDGTLATQWFIVSDMGLTAFSGNDGIHVFVNSLASTEAVAKAEVRLVARNNEILATRKTDDAGHVLFEAGLARGEGGLSPALLTVMSDKADYAFLSLKTNAFDLTDRGVSGRVVPPGADAFVYAERGVYRSTETVYLTALLRDGQGNAMAGGPLTLVIERPDGVEFRRAVLPDQGAGGRSMAVPLNSAVPTGTWRVRVFTDPKGSSVGETTFMVEDYIPERIEFDVSAKEKMIKAESPVELKVAGKFLYGAPASGLQLEGDMLVAPAASGRPGYPGYQFGVADDETSSNERTPIENLPEADANGVATFPVSLAKAPASTRPQEAQIFIRMVETGGRAVERKLVLPVAPQAALIGIKPLFGDKSVAEGDKAEFDVVFVGPDGKQLPRDGLRYELLKMESRYQWYRQNSSWEYEPVKSTKRVADGDLTLASDKAARVSVSPEPGRYRLDVKSTEADGPVTSVQFDVGWYSDGSADTPDLLETSIDRPEYASGDTMVVSVNARTAGKLTVNVLGDRLLTTQTVDVKEGTQQVKLTVGKDWGTGAYVLATLRRPLDAAALRMPGRAIGLKWFGIDKKTRTLQVVLSPPPLVRPGTALKIPVKLGGLNPGEDAKIVVAAVDVGILNLTNYKPPAPDDYYLGQRRLTAEIRDLYGQLIDGMQGTRGQIRTGGDSAGAELQGSPPTQKPLALYSGIVTVGADGTAEISFDIPEFAGTARVMAVAWNSTKLGRATIDVTVRDPVVLTATLPRFLLSGDKGTMSFDLDNVEGAPGDYSINVKTSGPVKVTGNPTTTVKLAAKQRTSMALALDAGGAGTANLDVDIKGPNGLTLARHYALDVKAATQVLARRSIRTLAKGESLTLTPDMFSDLVQGTGSVSLSVSLSTALDAATILKALDRYPHGCSEQITSRAMPLLYVNDLAAGAHLAMDTAVDQRIKDAIERLLARQGSNGSFGLWSSGGDDAWLDAYVTDFLTRAREKGFAVPDVLFKNALDRIRNSVVNANEPEKDGGRDLAYGLYVLARNGAAPIGDLRYLADTKLNNLATPIAKSQLAAALALVGDKTRAERVYGASLDALAPKPVLEFGRVDYGSALRDAAALVSLASEGNAPRATLTQAVQRVEVARGLTPYTSTQENAWLVLAARALSKETLALDIDGSPVKAAVYRSYKAEAIVGKPVKIINTGDAPVQAVVSVSGSPVTPEPAASNGFKIERNYFTLDGKPADVTKAKQNDRFAVVLKITEAKPEYGHIMVADYLPAGLEIDNPRLVSSGDSGTLDWIEDGEEPEHTEFRDDRFTAAIDRASDDKSVFTVAYIVRAVSPGKYVLPQAYVEDMYNPSRYGRSGTGSVEVRPAK from the coding sequence ATGATCGGTTTGGTTCGCGCCACAGTGATTTGCGCCACGCTGGCGCTTGGCCTGACGGCGGCAGGGGCCGCGGACAAGGCATTCAAGCGCGACGAGCTCGCCGATTCAGCCGTCAAGCTGGAAGCCCAGATCAAGAGCGAGGCGGGGCCGGTCGCCAAATCCTCTACGATGCTGCGGAGCGACGCCGACGCCGCTTTCAGGCGTGCCGACTTCCGCGTCGGCCTGCAGATCCTCGGCCAGATCGCCGCCACCACGCCCGAAGACAGCGCCAACTGGCTAAAACTCGCCAAAACCATCTTCCAGATCCGCTCCGCCAGTTCCAGCGAACAGACCTTCCTGTACGAGCGCGCCTCGACCGCGGCCTACATCGCCTATCAGCGCGCCGGCAACCAGGCCGAAGAGGCCGATGCGCTGGCCGTGCTGGGCCGGGCGATGTCCGAGCGGAAGCTGTGGCGTCCGGCGCTGGATGCGTTGCGGCTGTCGCTCGACATGCGCGAGGTCGCCGAAGTCCGCGGCCAGTACGAGAAGATGCGCGACCAGCACGGTTTCCGCCTGCTGGATTATACCGTGGATTCCGACGGCGCCTCGCCGCGCGCCTGCTTCCAGTTCTCCGAGGATCTCGCCAAGCGAGTCGATTTTGCGCCGTTCGTGGCGCTGGCCGGTACCGACAAGCCGGCGCTGACGAGCGAGGGCAAGCAGCTCTGCGTCGACGGGCTGAAGCACGGCGAGCGCTACAACATCAACCTGCGCGCCGGCCTGCCGTCCACGGTTAAGGAATCCTTACCGAAATCGGCCGAGTTCAACATCTATGTCCGCGACCGCAAGCCGTTCGTGCGCTTCACGGGCCGTGCCTATGTGCTGCCGCGCACAGGCCAGCGCGGCATTCCGCTGGTCAGCGTCAATACGCCGTCGGTGAACGTCAACGTATTCCGGATCGGCGACCGCAATCTGATCAACACGGTGGTCGACAGCGATTTCCAGAAGACGCTCTCCAGCTACCAGCTCTCGGATTTGGGCAACGAGCGCGGCGTCAAGGTCTGGTCCGGCGAACTCGCAACCGCCACCACGCTGAACCAGGACGTCGTGACGGCTTTTCCGGTCGACCAGGCGCTCGGCGACCTGCAGCCAGGCGTCTATGTGATGACGGCGGCGGCAAAGGGCCCCGGCAGCGGCGACGATGACGGCACGCTGGCGACGCAGTGGTTCATCGTCTCCGACATGGGGCTGACGGCGTTTTCCGGCAATGACGGCATCCATGTCTTCGTCAATTCGCTGGCTTCGACGGAGGCCGTCGCCAAGGCCGAGGTACGCCTGGTTGCGCGCAACAACGAGATCCTCGCCACCCGCAAGACCGACGATGCCGGCCACGTGCTGTTCGAGGCCGGGCTGGCGCGCGGCGAGGGCGGGCTTTCGCCGGCGCTGCTGACGGTCATGAGCGACAAGGCGGACTACGCCTTCCTCAGCCTGAAGACCAACGCCTTTGACCTCACCGACCGCGGCGTGTCCGGGCGGGTGGTGCCTCCTGGTGCGGATGCCTTCGTCTATGCCGAGCGCGGGGTCTACCGGTCGACCGAAACTGTCTATCTGACTGCGCTGCTGCGCGACGGGCAGGGCAACGCGATGGCCGGCGGGCCGCTGACGCTGGTGATCGAGCGCCCGGATGGCGTCGAATTCCGCCGTGCCGTGCTGCCGGATCAGGGCGCGGGCGGGCGGTCGATGGCCGTGCCGCTCAATTCCGCCGTCCCGACCGGCACCTGGCGGGTGCGCGTCTTTACCGATCCCAAGGGCTCGTCCGTCGGCGAGACCACCTTCATGGTCGAGGATTACATCCCCGAGCGGATCGAATTCGACGTCTCGGCCAAGGAGAAGATGATCAAGGCTGAGTCTCCAGTTGAGCTGAAGGTCGCCGGCAAGTTCCTGTATGGCGCCCCGGCCTCCGGTCTGCAGCTTGAGGGCGACATGCTGGTGGCGCCTGCGGCCTCCGGGCGGCCGGGTTATCCCGGCTACCAGTTCGGCGTGGCGGATGATGAAACGTCTTCCAACGAGCGCACCCCGATCGAGAACCTGCCGGAGGCCGACGCCAATGGTGTTGCGACCTTCCCGGTGTCGCTCGCCAAGGCGCCGGCGTCTACCCGGCCGCAGGAGGCGCAGATCTTCATCCGCATGGTGGAGACCGGCGGCCGCGCGGTCGAGCGCAAGCTGGTGCTCCCCGTGGCGCCGCAGGCGGCGCTGATCGGCATCAAGCCGCTATTCGGCGACAAGAGCGTCGCCGAGGGCGACAAGGCCGAGTTCGACGTTGTGTTCGTCGGACCCGACGGCAAGCAATTGCCGCGCGATGGCCTGCGCTACGAACTCCTGAAGATGGAGTCGCGCTATCAATGGTATCGCCAGAACTCGTCCTGGGAATATGAACCGGTCAAGTCGACCAAGCGCGTCGCCGATGGCGATCTGACGCTGGCATCAGACAAGGCGGCGCGGGTGTCGGTCTCGCCGGAGCCCGGCCGCTATCGCCTCGACGTCAAATCGACGGAAGCGGACGGACCGGTCACGTCGGTGCAGTTCGACGTCGGCTGGTACTCCGACGGCAGCGCCGATACACCGGACCTGTTGGAGACCTCGATCGACAGGCCGGAATACGCTTCCGGTGACACCATGGTGGTGTCGGTCAACGCCCGCACGGCTGGCAAGCTGACCGTCAACGTGCTCGGCGATCGGCTGCTGACGACGCAGACCGTCGACGTCAAGGAAGGCACCCAGCAGGTCAAGCTGACCGTCGGCAAGGACTGGGGCACAGGAGCCTATGTGCTGGCGACGCTGCGCCGTCCGCTGGACGCGGCAGCGCTGCGGATGCCGGGACGGGCGATCGGGCTGAAATGGTTCGGCATCGACAAGAAGACGCGTACGCTGCAGGTTGTGCTGTCGCCGCCGCCCCTGGTGCGGCCCGGCACGGCACTGAAGATTCCTGTCAAACTCGGCGGGCTCAATCCCGGCGAGGATGCCAAGATCGTCGTCGCTGCGGTCGATGTCGGCATTCTCAACCTGACCAATTACAAGCCGCCGGCGCCTGACGATTATTATCTCGGCCAGCGCCGCCTCACGGCTGAAATCCGCGACCTCTACGGGCAGTTGATCGACGGCATGCAGGGCACGCGCGGCCAGATCAGGACCGGCGGCGATTCCGCCGGTGCCGAGCTGCAGGGCTCGCCGCCGACGCAAAAACCGCTGGCGCTCTATTCGGGGATCGTCACGGTCGGCGCCGACGGCACCGCGGAAATCAGTTTTGACATTCCGGAGTTTGCCGGCACCGCCCGTGTCATGGCGGTGGCGTGGAATTCGACCAAGCTCGGTCGCGCCACCATCGACGTCACGGTACGCGATCCCGTGGTGTTGACGGCGACGCTGCCGCGCTTCCTGCTCAGCGGTGACAAGGGCACGATGAGTTTCGACCTCGACAATGTCGAGGGCGCGCCCGGCGACTACAGCATCAACGTCAAGACCTCGGGTCCGGTGAAGGTGACGGGTAACCCCACGACGACGGTCAAACTCGCGGCCAAGCAGCGGACCTCGATGGCGCTGGCGCTCGACGCCGGCGGCGCGGGCACCGCCAATCTCGACGTCGACATCAAGGGCCCGAACGGGCTGACGCTGGCGCGGCACTATGCGCTCGACGTCAAGGCGGCAACGCAGGTGCTGGCGCGGCGGTCGATCCGGACATTGGCAAAAGGCGAGAGCCTGACGCTGACGCCGGACATGTTCTCCGACCTCGTCCAAGGCACCGGCAGCGTGTCGCTGTCGGTCAGCCTGTCCACAGCGCTCGATGCGGCGACCATTTTGAAAGCGCTGGACCGCTATCCGCACGGCTGCTCCGAGCAGATCACCAGCCGTGCGATGCCGCTGCTCTATGTCAACGATCTGGCAGCGGGTGCGCATTTGGCGATGGATACCGCCGTTGACCAGCGCATCAAGGACGCCATCGAACGGCTGCTGGCGCGGCAGGGCTCGAACGGCTCGTTCGGCCTGTGGTCGTCCGGCGGCGACGACGCCTGGCTCGATGCCTACGTGACCGACTTCCTGACCCGCGCCCGCGAAAAGGGCTTTGCGGTGCCGGACGTGCTGTTCAAGAACGCGCTCGACCGCATCCGTAACTCCGTCGTCAACGCCAACGAGCCGGAAAAGGACGGCGGCCGCGATCTGGCCTACGGCCTCTACGTGCTCGCCCGCAATGGTGCCGCGCCGATCGGCGACCTGCGCTATCTCGCCGATACCAAGCTGAACAATCTCGCGACCCCGATCGCGAAGTCGCAGCTTGCGGCGGCACTGGCTTTGGTCGGCGACAAGACGCGGGCGGAGCGGGTCTATGGCGCGTCGCTCGATGCGCTGGCGCCAAAGCCCGTGCTCGAGTTCGGCCGGGTCGACTATGGCTCGGCGCTGCGCGATGCGGCGGCGCTCGTTTCGCTCGCCAGCGAAGGCAATGCGCCGCGGGCGACGCTGACGCAGGCGGTGCAGCGGGTCGAAGTGGCGCGGGGGCTGACGCCCTACACCTCCACGCAGGAGAATGCCTGGCTGGTGCTGGCCGCACGCGCCCTGTCGAAGGAGACACTGGCGCTCGACATTGATGGATCGCCGGTGAAGGCCGCGGTCTATCGCAGCTACAAGGCCGAGGCGATTGTCGGCAAGCCGGTCAAGATCATCAACACCGGCGATGCGCCGGTGCAGGCGGTGGTCTCGGTCTCGGGTTCGCCGGTTACCCCTGAGCCCGCCGCGTCCAACGGCTTCAAGATCGAGCGCAATTACTTCACGCTTGACGGCAAGCCTGCCGACGTCACCAAGGCCAAGCAGAACGATCGCTTTGCCGTGGTGCTGAAGATCACCGAGGCCAAGCCGGAATACGGGCACATCATGGTGGCGGACTATCTGCCGGCGGGACTTGAGATCGACAATCCGCGGCTGGTGTCGTCGGGCGATAGCGGTACGCTGGACTGGATCGAGGATGGCGAGGAGCCGGAGCATACCGAGTTCCGCGACGACCGCTTCACGGCAGCGATTGACCGCGCCAGTGACGACAAGTCGGTGTTCACGGTGGCCTACATCGTGCGCGCGGTGTCGCCCGGCAAATACGTGCTGCCGCAGGCCTATGTCGAGGACATGTACAACCCTTCGCGCTACGGCCGCTCCGGCACCGGCTCGGTCGAGGTGCGTCCGGCGAAATGA
- a CDS encoding septal ring lytic transglycosylase RlpA family protein: protein MAGYRHRNSRGACRLQFAALALVLTSSQAYADTFQEKWMGRIARPPADDQEASVYWEDKWDARGKRFKANEISCAHRTEAFGTIFVVTNLENGKKIRCPVQDRGPYARGRVLDFSLGAARQIGCDGLCRVTVRRAGYE, encoded by the coding sequence ATGGCAGGGTATCGCCACCGCAATAGCCGCGGTGCTTGCAGGCTGCAGTTCGCGGCGCTTGCGCTGGTGCTGACCTCGTCGCAGGCGTACGCCGACACCTTTCAGGAAAAGTGGATGGGGCGGATCGCCCGGCCGCCGGCAGACGATCAGGAAGCCTCCGTCTACTGGGAGGACAAGTGGGACGCGCGCGGCAAGCGCTTCAAGGCCAACGAGATCTCCTGCGCGCATCGCACCGAAGCGTTCGGCACCATCTTCGTCGTTACCAATCTCGAGAACGGCAAGAAGATCCGCTGTCCGGTGCAGGACCGCGGCCCCTACGCACGCGGCCGGGTTCTCGACTTCTCGCTCGGCGCCGCGCGCCAGATCGGCTGCGACGGCTTGTGCCGCGTCACCGTGCGTCGCGCCGGCTACGAGTAG
- a CDS encoding pentapeptide MXKDX repeat protein, which translates to MTTTTRIGLSLSAALVSLGLAFAPAAFAQDKMGKDDGMKKESMSKDAMKKDDGMTKKDGMKHDGMTKDGMKKDDGMKKN; encoded by the coding sequence ATGACCACCACGACCCGCATCGGCCTCAGCCTGTCTGCCGCGCTCGTTTCGCTCGGCCTCGCTTTCGCGCCGGCCGCCTTCGCTCAGGACAAGATGGGCAAGGACGACGGCATGAAGAAGGAGTCGATGTCCAAGGACGCGATGAAGAAAGACGACGGCATGACGAAAAAGGACGGCATGAAGCACGACGGCATGACGAAGGACGGCATGAAAAAAGACGACGGCATGAAAAAGAACTGA
- a CDS encoding H-NS histone family protein, whose translation MNQNNFKSMSTDELWALHEEVAAKLAVTLIAEKRVLENRLKQLKGVAEAERTKSGRRPYPTVVPKFQNPDRPSETWAGRGKTPRWLAAKLKSGKRIDDFRIRRVA comes from the coding sequence GTGAACCAAAATAACTTCAAATCGATGTCCACAGACGAGCTGTGGGCACTCCACGAAGAAGTTGCTGCCAAGCTTGCAGTGACTCTCATCGCAGAGAAACGTGTGCTCGAAAATCGCTTGAAGCAACTCAAGGGCGTTGCTGAAGCCGAGCGTACGAAATCAGGGCGGCGCCCATATCCAACGGTGGTTCCGAAATTTCAGAATCCCGATCGGCCGTCCGAGACCTGGGCGGGACGAGGGAAGACGCCTCGTTGGCTGGCTGCAAAACTGAAGTCCGGCAAGCGGATCGACGACTTCCGCATAAGGCGGGTGGCATAA
- a CDS encoding TRAP transporter small permease — protein MMHGPLPDQQDHSEAVTGNPLVAALGQALALCNGVIVVFAALALVAACVILSYSVLGRALFHSPNYWQDEAAVFLLVGATFMTAAYVQGQRGHIGIEAFVGLMSPLANRIRLWLVDVASFLFCAFFAWKSWTLAHEAYVDGQVSNSMWSPPLAIPYVLMAVGMTLLCLQILLQIIVPFAGASRR, from the coding sequence ATGATGCATGGTCCGCTTCCGGATCAGCAAGACCATTCCGAGGCCGTCACGGGCAATCCGCTCGTGGCGGCGCTTGGCCAGGCGCTGGCGCTGTGCAACGGCGTCATCGTGGTCTTTGCCGCGCTGGCGCTGGTCGCGGCCTGCGTGATCCTCAGTTACAGCGTGCTCGGCCGCGCCCTGTTCCACAGTCCCAACTACTGGCAGGACGAGGCCGCGGTGTTTCTGCTCGTCGGCGCCACCTTCATGACCGCGGCCTATGTGCAGGGCCAGCGCGGCCATATCGGCATCGAGGCCTTTGTCGGCCTGATGTCGCCGCTCGCCAACCGCATCAGGCTGTGGCTGGTCGATGTCGCAAGTTTTCTGTTCTGCGCCTTCTTCGCCTGGAAATCCTGGACGCTGGCGCATGAGGCTTACGTCGACGGCCAGGTGTCGAACTCGATGTGGTCGCCCCCGCTTGCGATCCCCTACGTGCTGATGGCCGTCGGCATGACGCTGTTGTGCCTGCAAATCCTGTTGCAGATCATTGTTCCCTTTGCTGGTGCTTCACGTCGATGA
- a CDS encoding PilZ domain-containing protein, translating to MEFERRSIARTTISKDALLFFDAQRGVLTCRVQDVTNSGAGIELHSLNLLPRNFELSFDNFHTVRECRVIWRQGDFVGVAFQN from the coding sequence ATGGAATTCGAACGCCGATCTATCGCACGGACGACGATCTCGAAGGACGCGCTGCTGTTCTTTGATGCGCAGCGCGGTGTCCTGACCTGCCGCGTTCAGGACGTCACGAATTCCGGGGCCGGAATTGAACTTCACAGCCTCAATCTGTTGCCACGTAATTTCGAATTGAGCTTCGATAATTTTCACACCGTCCGCGAATGTCGCGTGATCTGGCGGCAGGGCGATTTCGTCGGTGTTGCGTTTCAGAACTGA